The following coding sequences lie in one Halorhabdus rudnickae genomic window:
- a CDS encoding MFS transporter, which translates to MLSDERRYQLLYLVLYAAANGISGYRNVFFEDIGLSEAQMGVIGAVLVGAGILVQPIWGVLADAYGRTKLAMAVGALVSIVGGLLFPLGLIVESPFLLMLLAAVIYSAFRSPIIPLANSMVMGSGINFGNVRAFGSVAFGVGILAMGPLVDAFGTATIFVVYAVGMVIFVVSLRELPKPPATDLTPEFRADSLRLVTDRRFVLLLLVAVLIGAATTTGGAFFSVYIRAIDAGDSMTGAAWFVRTLAEAAVFVGAARLGWRHRSQLLLGTVILALSFVLYVTPGTLPAVFLAQVPQGAGFAFFTLASVSLAHEYAPEALSASAQAALAAIGLGTGRVAGQVVGGWIATVVGVEGMYVYVVLAAGIAGLLSLGFFVSPSSDRSVTVG; encoded by the coding sequence GTGCTGAGCGACGAGCGGCGGTACCAGTTGCTGTATCTCGTCCTGTATGCGGCAGCGAACGGTATTTCGGGATACCGGAACGTCTTCTTCGAGGACATCGGTCTCTCGGAGGCCCAGATGGGGGTAATCGGCGCGGTACTGGTCGGGGCCGGGATCCTCGTCCAGCCGATCTGGGGGGTGCTGGCCGACGCCTACGGTCGGACAAAACTCGCGATGGCCGTCGGTGCGCTCGTCTCGATCGTTGGCGGCCTGCTGTTTCCGCTGGGGTTGATCGTCGAGTCGCCGTTTCTGTTGATGCTGCTGGCGGCGGTCATCTACTCGGCGTTCCGCTCGCCCATCATCCCGCTTGCAAACTCCATGGTGATGGGTTCCGGGATCAACTTCGGGAACGTGCGGGCGTTCGGGAGCGTCGCTTTCGGCGTCGGCATCCTCGCGATGGGGCCGCTGGTCGACGCGTTCGGGACGGCCACGATCTTCGTGGTTTACGCCGTCGGGATGGTCATCTTTGTCGTCTCGTTGCGCGAACTCCCGAAACCACCAGCCACCGATCTCACGCCGGAGTTCCGTGCGGACAGTCTTCGCTTGGTCACTGATCGACGGTTCGTCCTGTTGTTGCTGGTCGCGGTCTTGATCGGGGCGGCAACGACAACCGGAGGCGCCTTTTTCTCGGTGTACATCCGAGCAATCGACGCGGGCGATTCGATGACCGGCGCGGCCTGGTTCGTCCGGACTCTCGCTGAGGCGGCCGTCTTCGTCGGGGCGGCCCGCCTCGGGTGGCGCCACCGCTCGCAGTTGCTCCTCGGGACAGTGATCCTTGCACTTTCCTTTGTCCTGTACGTGACGCCCGGGACACTCCCGGCAGTTTTCCTGGCACAAGTGCCCCAGGGGGCCGGGTTCGCCTTCTTCACGTTGGCGTCGGTCTCGCTGGCACACGAGTACGCTCCCGAGGCGTTGAGTGCCTCTGCCCAGGCGGCGCTGGCGGCGATCGGACTCGGGACCGGCCGAGTTGCGGGCCAGGTCGTCGGTGGCTGGATCGCGACCGTCGTCGGTGTCGAGGGGATGTACGTCTACGTCGTCTTGGCCGCCGGGATCGCCGGATTGCTGAGTTTGGGATTTTTCGTCTCGCCAAGCTCGGATCGATCTGTCACCGTCGGGTGA